In Methanothrix sp., a genomic segment contains:
- a CDS encoding ATP-binding cassette domain-containing protein yields the protein MTLTILGGVDKNGHQDLVPEIEICRGEIIGIVGPTGSGKSTLIADIEQFALGDTPSGRSILINGQVPENEQRYDPRKKLVAQLSQNMHFLADMQVGEFLRMHAKSRGKDPRLAEKVIELANTLTGEPISPEFQLTILSGGQSRALMVADIAVISDSPIVLIDEIENAGIKKQEALRLLSGEGKIVAVVTHDPMLALMATRRIVMKNGGMVKVISTSDEEQRIFKDIERVDGWLTGLRETIRQGEVVA from the coding sequence CTGACGCTCACCATCCTGGGAGGGGTGGACAAGAACGGCCACCAGGATCTTGTCCCTGAGATAGAGATCTGCCGGGGAGAGATAATAGGGATTGTGGGGCCCACAGGCTCGGGCAAGAGCACTCTTATCGCCGATATAGAGCAGTTTGCCCTGGGGGATACTCCCAGCGGGCGCAGCATTCTGATCAACGGCCAGGTGCCGGAAAATGAGCAGCGCTACGACCCGAGAAAGAAGCTTGTAGCTCAGCTCTCCCAGAATATGCATTTTCTGGCGGACATGCAGGTGGGAGAGTTCCTGCGGATGCATGCCAAATCCAGGGGAAAGGATCCACGCCTGGCTGAAAAGGTAATTGAGCTGGCCAATACCCTGACCGGCGAGCCCATAAGCCCGGAGTTCCAGCTCACCATTCTAAGCGGCGGCCAGTCTCGTGCCCTGATGGTGGCGGACATTGCTGTCATAAGCGACTCGCCAATAGTCTTGATCGATGAGATCGAAAATGCGGGAATTAAAAAGCAAGAGGCTTTGCGCCTCCTTTCAGGAGAAGGAAAGATAGTGGCGGTGGTCACACATGATCCCATGCTGGCCCTGATGGCCACCCGCCGGATTGTGATGAAGAATGGCGGCATGGTCAAGGTCATCAGCACAAGCGATGAGGAGCAGAGGATCTTCAAGGATATCGAGAGGGTGGACGGCTGGCTCACCGGCCTGCGGGAGACCATCCGCCAGGGCGAGGTAGTGGCTTGA
- a CDS encoding GNAT family N-acetyltransferase, producing the protein MQRPLDPKSYNEAFWHDIKKRWPGKFRDLERFIFREIRPGNRIFIGTGCGEPQHLVRSLLDFVKEQPKSFLDAELINIVTLGVAPYTDEKFQSNFRLNSFFIGDHTRNAVNRGDADYTPIFLSNLPHLIRSERIPLDVALIQTTPPDEEGRLNLGISVDIVRTAVEKAGLVIAQPNSHMPAVNGDGWISIDDVDYLIPWDEPLLEYIEDMPEEIAQRIGRYVARIVEDGSTIQVGYGSIPNAIVSSLKKKKHLGVHSELLSDGIAGLIRDGVVDNSNKSINPGKTIATFCMGRRSTYEFLRGNDSIEFRAIDYTNNPLIIAQNRKMIAINSALEIDLTGQATAESLGHSFYSGIGGQADFMRGTAIAPEGKTILALPSTALITSADSRDKWDREEKGYREDKGHKEASQEGGRVSRIVPFLKEGAGVTLTRGDIHYVVTEYGIAYLHGKNIRERAMALIAIAHPIFRLWLIEEAKRMRLIYPDQAFIPGAQGEYPEELEAWKTTKTGLGVLLRPVKISDEPLLKDFFYSLSDESMYQRFISARRDIPHQELQKLAAVDYFQKMVLLAVREEDGMESICGLGQYDINSDMFTADVALVVRDDCQNHGIGGELLAYLTYLAKRQGLLGFTAEVLAGNDPVFHLFKRMGFAVSKRRDSGVYELVAMFP; encoded by the coding sequence ATGCAAAGGCCACTCGACCCAAAATCATACAATGAAGCATTCTGGCATGATATAAAGAAGAGGTGGCCGGGCAAGTTCAGGGATCTGGAACGCTTTATCTTCCGGGAGATTCGCCCCGGGAACAGGATATTCATTGGAACAGGTTGCGGGGAGCCTCAGCACCTGGTCAGGTCGCTCCTTGATTTCGTCAAAGAGCAGCCCAAATCCTTTCTTGATGCTGAGCTGATAAACATAGTCACCCTTGGGGTAGCGCCATATACTGACGAGAAGTTCCAGAGCAACTTCCGGCTGAACTCCTTTTTTATCGGCGACCATACCAGAAACGCCGTCAACCGGGGCGATGCTGACTATACCCCCATCTTCCTCTCCAACCTCCCTCATCTGATCCGATCGGAGAGAATACCCCTGGATGTTGCTCTGATTCAGACCACCCCGCCGGACGAGGAGGGCAGGCTGAACCTGGGGATAAGCGTGGATATCGTCCGCACTGCAGTGGAGAAAGCGGGCCTTGTAATCGCCCAGCCCAACTCTCATATGCCTGCAGTCAATGGCGACGGCTGGATCTCTATAGATGATGTGGACTATCTGATCCCCTGGGACGAGCCCCTCCTGGAGTACATAGAGGACATGCCAGAGGAGATCGCCCAGAGGATAGGAAGGTATGTGGCCAGGATCGTGGAGGATGGCTCGACCATCCAGGTGGGATACGGGAGCATTCCCAATGCCATCGTCTCCAGCCTGAAGAAGAAAAAGCATCTTGGGGTGCATTCTGAGCTACTGAGCGATGGCATAGCCGGGCTCATCAGGGATGGGGTGGTGGACAATAGCAATAAGAGCATCAATCCAGGAAAGACCATCGCCACCTTCTGCATGGGCCGCCGCTCGACATATGAATTCCTGCGGGGCAATGATAGCATAGAGTTCAGAGCCATAGACTACACCAACAACCCCCTCATCATCGCCCAGAACAGAAAGATGATCGCCATCAACAGCGCCCTGGAGATCGATCTCACCGGCCAGGCCACAGCAGAATCCCTGGGTCACAGCTTCTACAGCGGCATCGGGGGCCAGGCGGATTTCATGCGGGGCACGGCAATTGCACCGGAGGGAAAGACCATCCTCGCTCTGCCCTCCACCGCCCTGATCACCAGCGCAGATTCCAGGGATAAATGGGATAGAGAAGAGAAAGGGTATAGAGAAGATAAGGGGCATAAAGAGGCCTCCCAGGAGGGGGGGAGGGTCTCCAGGATAGTGCCTTTCCTCAAGGAGGGGGCAGGAGTCACACTGACCCGGGGCGATATACATTATGTGGTAACCGAGTACGGCATCGCCTACCTGCATGGAAAGAACATCAGAGAGAGGGCTATGGCTCTTATCGCCATTGCTCACCCCATATTCCGCCTCTGGCTGATCGAGGAGGCGAAGAGGATGCGCCTGATTTATCCTGATCAGGCCTTCATACCCGGAGCACAGGGGGAGTACCCGGAGGAGCTGGAGGCCTGGAAGACGACTAAAACCGGCCTTGGAGTCCTTTTGCGCCCGGTGAAGATCAGCGATGAGCCCCTGCTCAAGGATTTCTTCTACTCTCTCTCCGATGAGAGCATGTACCAGAGGTTCATCTCTGCCCGGAGGGATATTCCTCACCAGGAGCTTCAGAAGCTTGCTGCAGTGGATTACTTCCAGAAGATGGTCCTGTTGGCGGTCAGAGAGGAGGATGGCATGGAGTCCATCTGCGGATTGGGCCAGTATGATATCAACAGCGATATGTTCACTGCTGATGTGGCCTTGGTGGTGAGGGATGACTGCCAGAACCATGGAATAGGAGGCGAGCTGCTGGCATATCTGACATATCTCGCGAAAAGGCAGGGCCTCCTTGGATTCACGGCTGAGGTCCTGGCAGGAAACGATCCCGTATTCCACCTCTTTAAAAGAATGGGGTTTGCAGTCAGCAAGAGGCGGGATTCCGGGGTCTATGAGCTGGTGGCCATGTTCCCTTGA
- a CDS encoding 23S rRNA (adenine(2030)-N(6))-methyltransferase RlmJ, with the protein MGHYDHREHAGNAGDLWKHFLLLEVADCLLTPDSSLVYAESHVGRPKYALKPSGDWESGIGRIWPALPLLKDFPYFDILAEANPSEPSSPLQIECYPGSALLLAKLAKRKKADLKMEIWDIDPAVEAAWNEFLGHGHPGQGCPGHGRSDHGRLDRSSISFHLGDGFSGCMSLLRRAPPGLLLIDPPFTSPGERRAAEELFCMASESGWTVLCWHMKESMSPSDHPTEFPLLFSQIGLDYAKAAGCSIRAASPHTALLSHLSRRARAFLHISASSK; encoded by the coding sequence ATGGGCCATTACGATCACAGAGAGCATGCAGGCAATGCCGGCGATCTATGGAAGCATTTCCTCCTGCTGGAGGTGGCAGATTGCCTCCTCACCCCCGATAGCAGCTTGGTTTATGCTGAAAGCCATGTAGGACGCCCGAAGTATGCCTTAAAGCCATCTGGTGATTGGGAGAGCGGAATCGGCAGGATCTGGCCGGCTCTGCCTCTCCTAAAAGACTTTCCCTACTTCGATATTCTGGCGGAGGCGAACCCCTCTGAGCCATCCTCCCCTTTGCAGATAGAATGCTATCCTGGATCTGCACTGCTGCTAGCAAAGCTGGCAAAAAGAAAGAAGGCCGATCTCAAGATGGAGATCTGGGATATAGATCCTGCAGTCGAAGCAGCCTGGAATGAATTCCTTGGTCATGGGCACCCTGGTCAGGGGTGCCCTGGTCATGGGCGCTCCGATCACGGGCGCCTCGATCGTTCATCCATATCGTTTCATCTGGGGGACGGTTTTTCCGGGTGCATGTCCCTGTTGAGAAGAGCACCCCCCGGCCTTCTTCTCATCGATCCACCCTTCACCTCCCCCGGAGAAAGAAGGGCGGCTGAGGAGCTCTTCTGCATGGCCAGTGAATCGGGCTGGACGGTGTTATGCTGGCATATGAAAGAATCGATGAGCCCCTCTGATCATCCCACTGAATTTCCCCTTCTCTTCTCTCAGATTGGGCTTGATTATGCCAAAGCTGCTGGCTGCAGCATACGAGCAGCATCTCCGCATACAGCCCTCCTCAGTCACCTCTCCAGAAGGGCAAGGGCTTTTCTTCATATATCGGCTTCATCGAAATAA
- a CDS encoding cysteate synthase, with protein sequence MGEYRLRCVSDGSVQPPYSLSCPRDSSLLRAEYKSRQLEIKELPGIWRFMDWLPVKGIIEEATCRPVTYRSRGLAKELGLENLYISFNGYWPEKGAGMPTCSFKDLEAPPTMQMLLERDDSSSLVVASAGNTARAFAHIASLTGQTLLLFVPEKALERMWTIVPPGRITLIAVKGDYLDAIQMAERVQSREGYTPEGGARNIARRDGMGTVMLDAAITLGRTPDHYFQAVGSGTGGISAWEASLRLRDDGRFRPELPLPRLHLAQNIPNAPIYYAWKGLEPEPYQEEMFDDVLFNRRPPLDMPGGVRDALKATGGMVYGITDREANRARDLFEQSEEIDILNAPAVAVAALQKSIEEKSISSKEIVLLNITGGGMLRLKEDHPRHMLQPDVAVSSWEDAIAFLEEG encoded by the coding sequence ATGGGAGAATATCGGCTCAGATGTGTGAGCGATGGATCGGTGCAGCCTCCATATTCCTTGAGCTGCCCCCGTGATAGCTCGCTATTGCGGGCGGAGTATAAGTCCAGGCAGCTGGAGATAAAGGAGCTTCCTGGCATCTGGCGGTTTATGGACTGGCTTCCGGTCAAGGGGATCATAGAAGAAGCGACATGCAGGCCGGTGACCTACAGGAGCCGGGGGCTGGCGAAGGAGCTTGGCCTTGAGAACCTTTACATCAGCTTCAATGGCTACTGGCCGGAGAAGGGGGCGGGGATGCCCACCTGCAGCTTCAAAGATCTTGAGGCCCCGCCCACCATGCAGATGCTCCTGGAGAGGGATGATAGCTCATCACTGGTAGTGGCCTCAGCAGGAAACACCGCCCGCGCATTTGCCCATATCGCCTCCTTGACAGGCCAGACGCTGCTTTTATTTGTCCCGGAAAAGGCTCTGGAAAGAATGTGGACGATTGTACCACCAGGCCGGATAACTCTGATCGCTGTCAAAGGAGATTATCTAGATGCCATTCAGATGGCAGAGAGGGTGCAATCCCGCGAGGGCTATACCCCTGAGGGAGGGGCGAGGAATATCGCCCGCAGGGACGGCATGGGAACGGTGATGCTGGATGCTGCAATAACCCTGGGAAGGACGCCAGATCACTACTTCCAGGCGGTGGGAAGCGGCACGGGAGGCATATCCGCCTGGGAGGCCAGCCTGCGGCTGAGAGATGATGGCCGTTTCCGCCCGGAGCTTCCTTTGCCCAGGCTCCATCTGGCCCAGAACATCCCCAATGCCCCCATCTATTATGCCTGGAAGGGCCTGGAGCCCGAGCCATACCAGGAGGAGATGTTCGATGATGTCCTCTTCAACCGCAGGCCTCCATTGGATATGCCCGGAGGGGTCAGGGACGCCCTGAAGGCCACGGGCGGAATGGTCTATGGGATCACCGATAGAGAGGCAAACAGAGCCAGAGATCTCTTCGAGCAGTCCGAGGAGATAGATATTCTCAATGCCCCGGCTGTAGCTGTGGCAGCACTGCAAAAGTCGATAGAAGAGAAGAGCATCTCCTCTAAGGAGATTGTGCTTCTCAATATAACCGGCGGCGGCATGCTCAGGCTGAAAGAGGATCATCCTCGCCATATGCTGCAGCCGGATGTTGCAGTCTCCTCCTGGGAGGATGCAATTGCGTTTCTGGAGGAAGGATAG
- a CDS encoding ferrous iron transporter B: MKILLMGNPNVGKSVIFSRLTGIEVVSANYPGTTIEYTEGRMKLGERMATLVDPPGVYSLEPTSKVEEVTGQILEQGADVVVNVIDSTNLERNLNLTLQILERGIPTVVALNLWDVATRKGIEIDTSLLAEELGVDVVPTVAVSGQGIYDLVEAIGRAKVPHPVQFESSDQRWVRIGEISERCQRVLHRHPSLLDRLEDISLKPWTGIPIALLLLYLSFSLVIEIGEMLQLEVTDPLFTAYSIFITDVVHRHISSDLIREILVGSSPELLKSFGILTTGLYIPLGIVLPFLIPFYLLLGILEDIGYLPRLSVILDAFMHRIGLHGAAILPCVLGMGCSVPAVLSVRILESPKQRYLAATLMTMAIPCASQSAMIFGILAPHGLRYIFIVYATLFLSFVVTGYLLHRLIGGESPEIFMEIPPYRMPNPKALSKKTFVRVREFLKEAVPYIGLGMLIMNFFYLSGLMHLIGEELKPVVSGLLGLPSDAATALIIGFLRKDVGIGMFAPLDMSPVQYVIAAVVLAMYMPCVATFMVMLKELGVSGTAKSVALRLVAALVVGTALNLILN, translated from the coding sequence TTGAAGATCCTTCTTATGGGAAACCCCAATGTGGGAAAGAGTGTGATCTTCTCCCGGCTAACAGGAATCGAGGTGGTCTCGGCCAACTATCCTGGAACCACCATCGAGTATACAGAGGGGCGAATGAAGCTGGGAGAGAGGATGGCCACCCTGGTCGATCCGCCGGGCGTCTACTCTCTCGAACCCACCTCCAAGGTGGAGGAGGTGACCGGCCAGATCCTGGAGCAGGGAGCTGATGTGGTGGTGAATGTGATCGACTCCACCAATCTGGAGAGAAACCTCAACCTTACCCTGCAGATCCTGGAGAGGGGCATTCCCACTGTGGTGGCCCTGAATCTATGGGATGTGGCCACCCGAAAAGGGATAGAGATCGATACCAGCCTCCTGGCAGAGGAGCTGGGGGTGGATGTGGTCCCCACAGTGGCAGTGAGCGGCCAGGGGATATACGATCTGGTGGAGGCCATAGGAAGGGCAAAAGTCCCTCATCCGGTGCAATTTGAGTCATCTGATCAGCGATGGGTGCGGATCGGGGAGATATCTGAGAGGTGCCAGAGGGTTCTGCACAGGCATCCATCTCTTCTTGACCGGCTGGAGGACATCTCTCTTAAGCCCTGGACAGGCATTCCCATTGCCCTATTGCTCTTGTATCTCTCCTTCAGCCTGGTAATCGAGATCGGTGAGATGCTGCAGTTGGAGGTCACAGACCCCCTCTTCACTGCTTACTCGATTTTCATCACCGATGTGGTGCACAGGCATATCAGCTCAGATCTGATCAGGGAGATACTGGTTGGCAGCAGTCCGGAGCTACTGAAGTCCTTTGGAATCCTGACCACCGGCCTGTACATCCCTCTGGGAATAGTCCTGCCTTTCCTGATTCCCTTCTATCTTCTGCTGGGCATTCTGGAGGATATCGGCTACCTTCCCAGGCTGAGCGTCATCCTGGATGCCTTCATGCACCGGATAGGTCTGCATGGTGCTGCTATCCTGCCCTGTGTGCTGGGGATGGGTTGCAGCGTTCCCGCTGTTCTCTCAGTAAGAATACTGGAGTCGCCCAAGCAGAGATACCTTGCTGCCACTCTGATGACCATGGCCATTCCCTGTGCCTCTCAGAGTGCTATGATATTCGGCATCCTCGCTCCCCATGGGCTCAGGTATATCTTCATAGTCTATGCCACCTTATTTCTCTCCTTTGTGGTCACAGGCTATCTGCTCCACCGGCTAATCGGCGGGGAGTCGCCGGAGATCTTCATGGAGATTCCACCCTACCGCATGCCGAATCCAAAGGCCCTCTCGAAGAAGACCTTCGTCCGGGTGCGGGAGTTTCTGAAAGAGGCTGTACCCTATATCGGCCTGGGCATGCTGATAATGAACTTCTTCTATCTGAGCGGTCTGATGCATCTGATCGGCGAGGAGCTAAAGCCGGTTGTATCCGGCCTTCTAGGCCTTCCCAGCGACGCCGCCACTGCATTGATCATCGGCTTTCTGCGCAAGGACGTTGGAATAGGCATGTTCGCCCCTCTGGATATGTCTCCGGTGCAGTATGTCATAGCGGCAGTGGTCCTGGCCATGTATATGCCCTGTGTGGCCACATTCATGGTGATGCTCAAGGAGCTGGGCGTCTCGGGGACGGCAAAATCAGTGGCACTGCGGCTTGTCGCCGCACTGGTGGTGGGAACTGCCCTCAACCTCATTCTCAACTAA
- a CDS encoding (Fe-S)-binding protein translates to MLRIEKLLPGYNCGECGLSSCREFASKLVDVAGLERCPLLKQERFRSRAEEIARLLSISHQSEGEQEIIGVLDGLRADFALSPLPGEPSCREDLHPFNPAVRLDEGEIFRYRPLGCPIIHFARVLRSSQGVITVHMVGPVHLLHGQPAPGDIGICLVLAFEGTISRGRRPEVGETVRFLPEHCMMQKVHSGVVVHSEGERLRIEGIDLKVW, encoded by the coding sequence ATGCTGCGGATAGAGAAGCTCCTGCCAGGGTACAACTGTGGTGAGTGCGGCCTGTCAAGCTGCCGGGAGTTTGCCAGCAAGCTGGTGGATGTGGCCGGCCTGGAGAGATGTCCGCTTCTCAAGCAGGAGAGGTTCCGGAGCCGGGCAGAGGAGATTGCCAGACTGCTGAGCATCTCCCACCAATCGGAGGGGGAACAGGAGATCATCGGCGTTCTGGATGGCCTTCGGGCCGATTTTGCCCTCTCCCCCTTGCCTGGGGAGCCATCCTGTCGGGAGGATCTGCATCCCTTCAATCCCGCTGTCAGGCTGGATGAGGGGGAGATCTTCCGATACCGGCCACTGGGCTGCCCCATCATTCATTTTGCCAGGGTTCTCAGATCCAGCCAGGGCGTCATCACTGTTCACATGGTTGGGCCGGTGCATCTGCTGCATGGACAGCCCGCACCCGGAGACATTGGCATATGCCTGGTTTTAGCCTTTGAAGGCACTATCAGCCGGGGGAGAAGGCCGGAGGTGGGGGAGACGGTGCGATTCCTTCCCGAGCACTGCATGATGCAAAAGGTGCATTCAGGGGTGGTGGTGCACTCGGAGGGAGAGAGGCTGAGGATTGAAGGGATTGACTTGAAGGTATGGTAG
- a CDS encoding GTP-binding protein — translation MRMVVVAGTPGSGKTSILMHAVKDLIRAGAAAALVKIDCMWTEDDLRFKRLGLPVAVGLSKDMCPDHYAIYNVDEMLDWAREQGAGILLNETAGLCLRCAPYPDGALAICVIDVTTGPNSPLKVGPLLTTADAAVMTKGDLVSQAEREVFRERILEANPGCRIIEANGLTGKGSYEIAELILGWPEISGEMTLRHNPPLAICTLCTGELRVSKVHHRGMLRHLDGFMEYTGE, via the coding sequence TTGAGGATGGTGGTGGTGGCGGGAACGCCAGGCTCGGGCAAGACCTCGATTCTCATGCATGCCGTCAAGGATCTGATCAGGGCAGGGGCTGCTGCTGCTCTGGTGAAGATCGATTGCATGTGGACTGAGGATGACCTCCGCTTCAAACGCCTCGGCCTGCCTGTGGCGGTGGGCCTCTCAAAGGATATGTGCCCAGATCATTATGCCATCTACAATGTGGATGAGATGCTCGATTGGGCCAGAGAGCAGGGAGCGGGAATTCTGCTCAACGAGACTGCAGGGCTCTGTCTGCGTTGTGCTCCCTATCCAGATGGAGCTTTGGCCATCTGTGTGATCGATGTCACCACCGGCCCCAACAGCCCGCTGAAGGTGGGGCCGTTGCTTACCACTGCCGATGCTGCTGTCATGACCAAGGGGGACCTCGTCTCCCAGGCGGAGAGGGAGGTCTTCAGAGAACGCATTCTGGAGGCCAATCCCGGATGCAGGATCATCGAGGCCAACGGCCTGACCGGCAAGGGCTCCTATGAGATCGCTGAGCTGATCTTGGGCTGGCCTGAGATCTCAGGAGAGATGACATTGCGCCATAACCCTCCGCTGGCCATCTGCACATTATGCACAGGCGAGCTGCGCGTCTCCAAGGTGCACCACCGGGGGATGCTCCGCCATCTGGATGGCTTCATGGAATACACCGGCGAGTGA
- the cas2 gene encoding CRISPR-associated endonuclease Cas2, producing MRLAVTYDISDNRTRTRVFKILESYGAWKQYSVFELEISDIQRLQMEDDIKAEIDDGDKVRVYELCERCVGAITDLGLKTPEKKSNVI from the coding sequence ATGAGATTGGCAGTCACTTATGATATAAGCGATAATCGCACTCGTACCAGGGTCTTCAAGATCCTGGAGAGCTATGGGGCCTGGAAACAGTATAGCGTCTTTGAGCTGGAGATCAGCGACATTCAACGCCTGCAGATGGAAGATGATATAAAAGCAGAGATTGATGATGGTGATAAGGTGCGCGTCTATGAGCTATGTGAGCGCTGCGTAGGTGCTATTACCGATCTCGGACTAAAGACACCAGAGAAGAAATCCAATGTGATCTAG
- a CDS encoding helix-turn-helix domain-containing protein — MSNVERVMKASFQSDESLRDTLKEVIGELGLSAREFSRVSEIPQSTLYKILSGHREPNITTLRQIVRTIRQLEGPGGDFIAIIAARPVLDKISEKKMRIGERMLTLREYSATNIEEAIIAAVRAERDGASALVCAPIVSPTVEKLLGIPVATIIPQESVVRAIEVAARKIE; from the coding sequence ATGTCAAATGTGGAGAGGGTGATGAAGGCCTCCTTCCAGTCGGATGAGAGCCTGCGTGATACTCTGAAAGAGGTTATCGGGGAGCTGGGCCTCTCTGCGCGGGAGTTCTCCCGGGTCTCTGAGATCCCCCAGAGCACCCTTTATAAGATCCTCTCCGGCCACCGGGAGCCGAATATCACCACTCTGCGCCAGATCGTCAGAACCATTCGCCAGTTGGAGGGCCCTGGTGGGGATTTCATCGCCATAATCGCCGCCCGACCCGTCCTGGACAAGATCAGTGAGAAGAAGATGAGAATTGGTGAGAGGATGCTGACCCTAAGAGAGTACTCAGCGACAAATATCGAGGAGGCGATAATCGCCGCAGTGAGAGCAGAGAGGGATGGAGCCTCGGCTCTGGTCTGCGCTCCCATCGTCAGCCCCACAGTGGAGAAGCTTCTTGGCATCCCGGTAGCCACTATCATACCCCAGGAGAGCGTCGTCCGGGCGATCGAGGTTGCCGCCAGGAAGATCGAGTGA
- the istA gene encoding IS21 family transposase, whose translation MQEGLAEEIIPKNRKIVQPSRVLTDLVRQKIHQYLESNMGCPKKQRLTAKRIWELLVQDGHKIGYTTVKDEVVRWKRTNAPREVFILQEPRIGQRAEFDWGEVTLNIAGVWQKFYLAVFVLPFSLYRFARLYNRSTRLEVIQAHIEFFREIGSVPEAIFYDRMAAVYDSRKQQFNDKFLEFSMHFGFQPCVCNPASPNEKGTDEESVGYVRRATFSEREFICIHK comes from the coding sequence GTGCAAGAAGGATTGGCGGAGGAGATCATTCCCAAAAACCGAAAGATCGTTCAACCCTCTCGCGTTCTCACTGATCTTGTCCGTCAGAAGATACATCAATATCTTGAGTCAAACATGGGATGCCCCAAAAAACAACGACTCACGGCAAAAAGAATCTGGGAGCTTCTCGTCCAGGATGGTCATAAAATAGGTTATACCACGGTCAAGGACGAAGTTGTCCGCTGGAAACGCACTAATGCACCCCGAGAGGTGTTTATCTTGCAGGAGCCGCGCATTGGTCAGCGTGCAGAATTCGATTGGGGCGAAGTCACACTCAATATCGCCGGAGTATGGCAGAAATTCTACCTTGCGGTCTTCGTCTTGCCCTTCTCGCTCTATCGATTTGCTCGCCTCTATAACAGATCAACCCGTCTGGAAGTGATCCAGGCCCACATCGAATTCTTCCGCGAGATCGGCTCAGTTCCCGAGGCGATATTCTATGACAGAATGGCTGCTGTATACGATTCTCGAAAGCAGCAGTTCAATGATAAATTTCTGGAATTCTCTATGCATTTCGGTTTTCAGCCCTGTGTCTGCAATCCAGCTTCACCTAACGAGAAAGGGACAGACGAAGAAAGTGTAGGCTATGTCCGGCGTGCCACTTTCAGCGAAAGGGAGTTCATTTGCATCCATAAATGA